One genomic segment of Profundibacter amoris includes these proteins:
- a CDS encoding twin-arginine translocase TatA/TatE family subunit: MLNNIGLPGLLLIAVVVLVLFGRGKIASLMGEVGKGISSFKKGVSEGKKELEDTAVAAKDVTPEDEKEKDKDEA; this comes from the coding sequence ATGCTGAATAATATTGGCCTGCCGGGCCTTCTGTTGATCGCTGTTGTGGTGCTGGTTCTGTTCGGGCGCGGCAAAATCGCGTCCTTGATGGGCGAAGTGGGCAAAGGCATCTCGTCGTTCAAGAAAGGCGTAAGCGAAGGCAAGAAAGAGCTGGAAGATACAGCCGTTGCTGCCAAGGACGTCACGCCGGAAGACGAAAAAGAGAAAGACAAAGACGAGGCGTAA
- the tatB gene encoding Sec-independent protein translocase protein TatB, which produces MFDIGWTELLVIGIVALIVVGPKDLPGMFRTLGRFTGKAKAMARDFQSAMNEAADSAGVKDVADDLKNVTSKKALGLDALDEVATKFENWDPMTPEAQAKAAETKAAEKAKKAALVKERTEAAKKMHAATAKAKDGKTAAKPAAKPKAKAPAKPKAKAAAKPKAPAKPKTAKPKAPAKPKAKAAKPKAKSGDKA; this is translated from the coding sequence ATGTTTGACATCGGCTGGACCGAATTATTGGTCATTGGCATCGTCGCGTTGATCGTGGTGGGACCAAAAGATTTGCCCGGAATGTTCCGCACCCTTGGCCGGTTCACCGGCAAGGCCAAGGCGATGGCGCGCGATTTCCAGTCAGCTATGAACGAGGCCGCGGATTCGGCAGGCGTCAAGGATGTGGCGGATGATCTGAAAAACGTAACCTCGAAAAAGGCGCTGGGGCTGGACGCGCTGGACGAAGTGGCGACCAAGTTTGAAAACTGGGATCCGATGACGCCCGAGGCACAAGCCAAAGCGGCCGAAACCAAAGCGGCCGAAAAGGCGAAAAAGGCGGCCCTTGTCAAAGAGCGCACCGAAGCCGCCAAGAAAATGCACGCTGCAACCGCAAAGGCAAAAGACGGGAAAACAGCGGCCAAACCCGCCGCCAAGCCGAAAGCAAAAGCACCAGCCAAGCCAAAGGCCAAAGCCGCTGCCAAACCCAAGGCCCCGGCCAAGCCGAAAACGGCCAAGCCTAAAGCACCAGCCAAACCCAAAGCAAAAGCCGCCAAACCCAAAGCAAAATCAGGTGACAAAGCATGA
- the tatC gene encoding twin-arginine translocase subunit TatC produces MTDEVEDSTAPLIEHLAELRNRIIYSVIAFIVGMVICFSFGSWILDFLLTPIEKTMRELGDPNPVMQFTAPQEYFFTLIRISMVFGLGLSFPVIAYQMWRFVAPGLYKNEKSAFLPFIIASPALFILGAAFSHYIVIPMAMTFFLGFADASSIFTAFQPQDGTVATDNGVQIVFQGKVNETLDITLKMMVAFGLCFQLPVLLTLMGKAGLVSAKGLRGVRKYAIVGILVLAAIVTPPDVITQLVLFVVVFGLYEVSIHLVAYVERKREAKLRAEGLWFDDDEDEDDGAETEENDPLMDEFDEDEAEEEGYFKEDGK; encoded by the coding sequence ATGACCGACGAGGTTGAAGACTCCACAGCCCCGCTGATCGAGCATCTGGCCGAGCTGCGCAATCGTATCATCTATTCAGTGATTGCCTTCATTGTGGGCATGGTGATCTGTTTTTCCTTCGGCAGCTGGATCCTTGATTTCCTGCTGACGCCGATTGAAAAGACCATGCGTGAATTGGGGGATCCCAATCCTGTGATGCAGTTCACCGCGCCGCAGGAATATTTCTTTACCCTGATCCGCATTTCCATGGTGTTCGGGCTGGGCCTGTCCTTTCCCGTGATTGCCTACCAGATGTGGCGTTTCGTGGCGCCGGGGCTGTACAAAAACGAAAAAAGTGCGTTTCTGCCGTTTATCATCGCCTCCCCCGCGCTGTTCATTCTGGGCGCGGCGTTCTCGCATTATATCGTTATCCCGATGGCGATGACGTTCTTTCTGGGCTTTGCCGATGCGTCGTCCATCTTTACGGCGTTCCAGCCTCAGGATGGTACGGTTGCCACGGATAACGGTGTGCAGATCGTGTTTCAGGGGAAAGTTAACGAAACCCTTGATATCACGCTGAAAATGATGGTGGCTTTCGGGCTGTGTTTCCAGTTGCCAGTGTTGTTGACCCTGATGGGCAAGGCCGGTCTGGTCAGCGCCAAGGGCCTGCGCGGTGTACGCAAATACGCGATTGTCGGTATTCTGGTGCTGGCCGCGATTGTTACCCCACCGGATGTGATCACCCAACTGGTCCTGTTTGTTGTGGTGTTCGGCCTTTATGAGGTTTCGATCCATCTGGTTGCCTATGTTGAACGCAAACGCGAGGCCAAACTGCGGGCCGAAGGGTTGTGGTTTGACGACGACGAAGATGAAGACGACGGCGCGGAAACCGAAGAAAACGACCCGCTGATGGACGAGTTCGACGAGGACGAAGCCGAGGAAGAGGGCTATTTCAAAGAAGACGGTAAATGA
- a CDS encoding ATP-binding protein has protein sequence MSGKALKRIAAALERISPKPAKAPDFSAADAFVWQVDPDHLEPVAKVNRIALDLLVGVDRARDTLLVNTLQFARGLPANNALLWGARGMGKSSLVKAIHAAVLEQGLALKIVEVQREDLPSIGRLLALLRDADDRFLLFCDDLSFSHDDEHYKSLKAVLDGGVIGRPENVVFYATSNRRHLMPRDMIENERGSAINPSEAVEEKVSLSDRFGLWLGFHACSQDEYLEMIQGYCAAYGVAIDAETLRAEAIEWAATRGSRSGRVAWQYFTDLAGRTGVSL, from the coding sequence ATGAGCGGCAAGGCGCTGAAACGGATTGCGGCGGCATTGGAGCGAATCAGCCCCAAGCCCGCCAAAGCCCCCGATTTCAGCGCCGCTGACGCCTTTGTCTGGCAGGTTGATCCCGACCATCTGGAACCTGTCGCCAAGGTGAACCGCATTGCGCTGGACCTGCTGGTCGGGGTGGATCGCGCCCGCGACACGCTGCTGGTGAACACCCTGCAATTTGCCCGTGGCCTGCCCGCCAACAACGCCCTGTTGTGGGGCGCGCGCGGGATGGGGAAATCGTCACTGGTCAAGGCCATTCATGCGGCGGTTCTGGAACAGGGGCTGGCGCTGAAGATCGTCGAGGTCCAGCGCGAGGATTTACCCAGTATTGGCCGCCTGCTGGCGCTGCTGCGGGACGCGGACGACCGGTTCCTGCTGTTTTGCGATGATCTGTCGTTTTCCCATGATGACGAACATTACAAATCGCTAAAGGCGGTGCTGGATGGCGGGGTGATCGGGCGACCGGAAAATGTGGTGTTCTATGCCACCTCGAACCGGCGCCATCTGATGCCGCGCGATATGATCGAAAACGAACGGGGCTCGGCCATCAACCCGTCCGAGGCGGTCGAGGAAAAGGTGTCCCTGTCTGACCGTTTTGGTCTGTGGCTGGGGTTTCATGCCTGCTCGCAAGACGAATATCTGGAAATGATCCAAGGCTATTGCGCGGCCTATGGCGTGGCAATAGATGCCGAAACTCTGCGTGCTGAGGCGATCGAATGGGCCGCAACACGCGGCAGCCGGTCGGGTCGCGTGGCGTGGCAGTATTTCACCGATCTGGCCGGACGAACGGGCGTTTCCCTGTAA
- a CDS encoding peptidoglycan DD-metalloendopeptidase family protein → MAKRQTPMMRALFSGVALTMFSTLSGCSNLDFDLRNNFGNAPNTSNATRQATAPRPPADDRGVISYPNYQVAVARRGDTLTSVANRLGLDPAELARYNGMAPDTQLRPDEIIALPRRVTEPSPATGAVTSGPLQPEPVDITTLAGGAIERAGSKPANANANIPSGVEPIRHKVERGETAYSISRLYNVSVRSLAEWNGLGNNLTVREGQYLLIPVARNSPPPNDDVTPPGTGTPVPVPPSSTKPLPAEKPAAAKPATPASPNLGGGKPAAASSARLLFPVQGNIIRAYSTKSDGIDIAAKAGTPVIAADDGTVAAITRDTDQVPILVIRHKGNLLTIYANIDKITVKKGDRVRRGQAIAKVRAANPAFVHFEVRKDFDSVDPMPYLQ, encoded by the coding sequence ATGGCAAAACGCCAAACCCCTATGATGCGGGCCCTGTTTTCAGGTGTGGCCCTGACGATGTTCAGCACCCTGTCGGGCTGTAGCAATTTAGACTTTGATCTGCGCAACAATTTTGGCAATGCGCCCAATACCTCCAACGCCACAAGGCAAGCCACAGCGCCCCGCCCGCCAGCGGATGATCGCGGGGTGATTTCCTATCCCAATTATCAGGTCGCCGTAGCGCGTCGTGGCGATACCCTGACCAGTGTTGCCAACCGCCTTGGTCTGGATCCGGCCGAGCTGGCCCGCTACAACGGCATGGCACCCGATACCCAACTGCGTCCGGACGAAATCATCGCCCTGCCCCGCCGCGTGACCGAACCTTCACCGGCAACGGGCGCTGTCACCTCCGGCCCACTGCAACCCGAACCCGTTGACATCACCACCCTTGCCGGTGGCGCGATTGAACGGGCGGGTAGCAAACCGGCCAATGCAAACGCTAACATCCCATCTGGTGTCGAGCCGATCCGTCACAAGGTCGAGCGCGGCGAAACCGCTTACTCGATCTCGCGGCTTTACAACGTTTCGGTGCGCTCGCTGGCGGAATGGAATGGTCTTGGCAACAATCTGACGGTGCGCGAAGGGCAATATTTGTTGATCCCTGTCGCCAGGAATAGCCCGCCCCCCAACGATGACGTAACCCCGCCGGGCACAGGCACACCCGTTCCGGTGCCGCCAAGTTCGACCAAACCCCTGCCCGCCGAAAAACCGGCAGCGGCCAAACCGGCCACGCCTGCCTCGCCCAATCTGGGGGGCGGCAAACCCGCAGCGGCCAGCAGTGCACGGCTGTTGTTTCCGGTTCAGGGCAACATCATTCGTGCCTATTCGACCAAAAGCGACGGCATCGACATCGCCGCCAAGGCCGGCACACCAGTGATTGCCGCCGATGACGGCACCGTGGCCGCGATTACACGCGATACCGATCAGGTGCCGATCCTTGTGATCCGGCACAAAGGCAACCTGCTGACGATCTATGCCAATATCGACAAGATCACAGTGAAAAAAGGCGACCGTGTGCGTCGGGGTCAAGCCATCGCCAAGGTGCGCGCCGCCAATCCGGCGTTTGTGCATTTCGAAGTGCGCAAGGATTTCGACAGCGTCGATCCGATGCCCTATCTGCAATAA
- a CDS encoding protein-L-isoaspartate(D-aspartate) O-methyltransferase, protein MKDAERKMQFLFALRSKGVTDGRVLSAMEKIDRGAFIKGLFEARTYEDMPLPITCGQTISQPSVVGIMTQALKVQPRDKVLEVGTGSGYQAAILSQLARRVYTVDRYSRLVRDAEAIFRKLDLTNITAITTDGSHGLPEQAPFDRIIVTAAAEDPPGPLLAQMKIGGIMVLPVGQEQAVQSLIKVVRHETGYDYEELRPVRFVPLLEGLGKE, encoded by the coding sequence ATGAAAGATGCCGAACGCAAAATGCAATTCCTTTTTGCCTTGCGTTCCAAGGGGGTAACCGATGGGCGCGTGCTGTCGGCGATGGAGAAAATCGACCGTGGCGCGTTCATTAAAGGCCTGTTCGAGGCCCGCACCTACGAAGACATGCCCCTGCCGATTACCTGTGGCCAGACCATTAGCCAGCCCTCGGTTGTCGGTATCATGACACAAGCCCTGAAGGTGCAACCGCGTGACAAGGTTCTGGAGGTTGGCACCGGTTCGGGCTATCAGGCCGCGATCCTTAGCCAACTGGCCCGCCGTGTCTACACCGTGGACCGTTACAGCCGTCTGGTGCGCGATGCCGAGGCGATTTTTCGCAAGCTGGACCTGACCAATATCACCGCCATCACCACCGACGGCAGCCATGGTTTGCCCGAACAGGCCCCGTTTGACCGTATCATCGTTACCGCAGCCGCCGAGGATCCCCCCGGTCCCCTCTTGGCGCAAATGAAAATTGGCGGTATCATGGTGCTACCCGTGGGTCAGGAACAGGCGGTGCAAAGCCTGATAAAAGTGGTGCGCCATGAAACAGGCTATGACTATGAAGAACTAAGACCCGTGCGTTTCGTGCCCCTGCTGGAAGGTCTGGGCAAGGAATAA
- the surE gene encoding 5'/3'-nucleotidase SurE — protein sequence MRILITNDDGINAPGLLTMMAIASEIAGPDGEVWTVAPAFEQSGVSHCISYTRPMMIAQLAERRFAAEGSPADCILAGLHDVMKDNPPDLVLSGVNRGNNAAENTLYSGTIGGALEAALQGLPAIALSQYLGPQTAELDDPFNAAAVHGTATVRAILDNTPPQNGDYRLFHSVNFPPVAAADVKGMKATVQGYRRDVNFSVEPHFAPSGRKFLWVRGGSQHTPTEPGSDVAACLDGYISITPMRADLTAHDDVQALQGALPK from the coding sequence ATGCGTATTCTGATCACCAATGACGACGGCATCAACGCCCCCGGCCTGCTGACCATGATGGCCATTGCCAGCGAAATCGCCGGACCGGATGGCGAAGTCTGGACCGTCGCCCCCGCATTCGAGCAATCGGGCGTATCGCACTGCATTTCCTACACCCGCCCGATGATGATCGCGCAACTGGCCGAACGCCGCTTTGCCGCCGAAGGATCACCGGCCGACTGCATCCTTGCCGGCCTGCATGACGTGATGAAGGACAACCCGCCCGATCTGGTGTTGTCGGGTGTGAACCGTGGCAACAACGCTGCCGAAAACACGCTCTATTCCGGCACCATCGGCGGCGCGCTGGAAGCCGCGCTTCAGGGGCTGCCCGCAATTGCCCTGTCGCAATACCTTGGGCCACAAACCGCCGAACTGGACGATCCGTTCAATGCCGCCGCGGTTCATGGCACCGCAACCGTGCGCGCCATTCTGGACAATACCCCGCCGCAAAACGGCGACTACCGCCTGTTCCACAGCGTCAACTTCCCCCCTGTCGCCGCCGCCGACGTCAAGGGTATGAAAGCCACCGTTCAGGGCTACCGGCGTGATGTGAATTTCAGTGTCGAGCCACATTTCGCCCCCTCGGGGCGCAAATTCCTTTGGGTGCGCGGCGGCAGTCAACACACACCCACAGAACCCGGAAGCGATGTCGCCGCCTGTCTGGATGGCTATATCTCGATCACCCCGATGCGGGCCGATCTGACCGCCCATGACGATGTTCAAGCACTGCAAGGTGCCCTGCCAAAATGA
- a CDS encoding SDR family NAD(P)-dependent oxidoreductase, which translates to MTNPDESVALITGASRGLGFALAEALAPDYHIVAVARTVGGLEDLDDRIKAKGGAATLAPMDITQDAAMQHLCRSIHDRWGGVKLWIHTAIHDTQLSPADHIDAKDWDKAIALNVRATGIMITYVAPLLGRDGTALFFDDPSTSGAKFFGAYGSTKAAQIALARSWQAETAKNGPRVHIATPNPMPTALRARFYPGEDRSPLADPHDEAARLLAEL; encoded by the coding sequence ATGACAAATCCTGATGAATCCGTCGCCCTGATCACCGGCGCCTCGCGCGGCCTTGGCTTTGCCCTGGCCGAGGCCCTGGCCCCCGATTACCACATCGTCGCCGTGGCCCGCACCGTTGGCGGGCTGGAGGATCTGGACGACCGAATCAAGGCCAAAGGCGGGGCCGCTACACTGGCGCCGATGGACATCACACAGGACGCCGCCATGCAGCACCTATGCCGCTCGATCCATGACCGTTGGGGCGGGGTGAAACTGTGGATCCATACTGCAATCCACGACACCCAACTGTCGCCTGCCGACCATATCGACGCAAAGGACTGGGACAAGGCCATCGCGCTGAATGTGCGTGCCACCGGCATCATGATTACCTATGTCGCGCCCCTGCTAGGCCGTGACGGCACGGCACTTTTCTTTGACGATCCATCAACCAGCGGTGCGAAATTCTTTGGCGCTTACGGCTCGACCAAAGCCGCGCAAATCGCGCTGGCCCGCAGTTGGCAGGCCGAAACCGCCAAAAACGGACCCCGCGTGCATATCGCCACGCCAAACCCGATGCCCACCGCCCTGCGCGCCCGCTTCTACCCCGGCGAGGATCGCTCGCCTCTGGCCGATCCCCATGACGAAGCCGCGCGGCTACTGGCCGAGCTTTAG
- a CDS encoding DUF1801 domain-containing protein, whose amino-acid sequence MILPLPACVKAAFDAFPELARYTLLNVRSLIFQTAAQNPAVGPLTETLKWGEPAYLTEETKSGSTIRMAWKPAKPDHGALFFNCKTTLVNTMREIYPDSFTYQGTRAVLFRLDQPLPNDALAHCIEMALTYHRNKR is encoded by the coding sequence ATGATCCTGCCCCTGCCCGCCTGCGTCAAAGCCGCCTTTGATGCTTTCCCCGAACTGGCCCGCTATACCCTGCTGAACGTCCGCAGCCTGATCTTCCAAACTGCGGCCCAAAACCCCGCCGTTGGCCCGCTGACCGAAACCCTGAAATGGGGCGAACCGGCCTATCTGACCGAGGAAACCAAATCAGGCTCGACCATCCGCATGGCCTGGAAACCGGCCAAACCGGATCATGGCGCGCTGTTCTTCAACTGTAAAACCACGCTGGTCAACACCATGCGCGAAATCTACCCCGATAGTTTCACCTATCAGGGCACCCGCGCGGTGCTTTTCCGCCTTGATCAGCCGCTACCAAATGACGCTCTGGCGCATTGCATCGAAATGGCGCTAACATACCATCGCAACAAACGGTAA
- the purF gene encoding amidophosphoribosyltransferase translates to MLPSHPFDDDKLKEECGVFGVIGQAEAANFVALGLHALQHRGQEAGGIVSHDPEQGFNSARRFGYVRDNFTKASLMETLPGPLAIGHVRYSTAGKKGAVIRDVQPFFGEFAMGGAAIAHNGNITNAAALRKELIQHGSIFQSSSDSECIIHLMARSFQKNIPERMKDALRRVEGAFSIVAMTRTKLIGVRDALGVRPLVLGKIGDTGWALSSETCALDIIGAEFVREIEPGEMVVITAEGVESHRPFAPAKPRFCIFEHVYFSRPDSIVGGQSIYETRRQIGVELARECPVDADIVCPVPDSGTPAAIGYSQESGIPYAMGIIRNQYTGRTFIEPTESIRNMGVLLKLNVNRALIKGKRVILVDDSVVRGTTSRKIKEMILDAGAAEVHFRIASPPTMWPCFYGVDTPERDKLLAANMNEEEMRAHLGVDSLRFISLDGLYRAAGEAKGRNNDYPQYCDACFSGEYPVEPADMIAQGFEIKAAE, encoded by the coding sequence ATGCTGCCAAGCCACCCGTTTGATGATGACAAGCTGAAAGAGGAATGCGGCGTTTTCGGCGTGATCGGTCAGGCCGAGGCCGCCAATTTCGTCGCCCTTGGCCTGCATGCCCTGCAACACAGGGGGCAAGAGGCCGGCGGCATCGTCAGCCATGACCCCGAACAGGGCTTCAATTCCGCCCGCCGCTTTGGCTATGTGCGTGACAATTTCACCAAAGCCAGCCTGATGGAAACCCTGCCCGGCCCGCTGGCCATCGGCCATGTGCGCTATTCCACTGCCGGCAAAAAGGGCGCCGTGATCCGCGATGTTCAGCCGTTCTTTGGCGAATTCGCGATGGGCGGGGCGGCGATTGCCCATAACGGCAACATCACCAACGCCGCCGCCCTGCGCAAGGAACTGATCCAGCATGGCTCTATCTTCCAGTCCAGCAGCGACAGCGAATGTATCATCCACCTGATGGCCCGCAGCTTCCAGAAAAACATCCCCGAACGGATGAAGGACGCCCTGCGCCGTGTCGAAGGCGCGTTTTCCATCGTCGCCATGACCCGCACCAAACTGATCGGCGTGCGCGATGCTTTGGGCGTGCGCCCGCTGGTGCTGGGGAAAATCGGCGATACCGGCTGGGCATTGTCGTCGGAAACCTGCGCGCTGGATATCATCGGTGCGGAATTCGTACGCGAAATCGAACCGGGCGAAATGGTGGTGATCACCGCCGAAGGGGTCGAGAGCCACCGCCCCTTCGCCCCCGCCAAGCCGCGCTTTTGCATCTTTGAGCATGTCTATTTCTCGCGTCCCGACAGCATCGTCGGTGGTCAGTCGATCTATGAAACACGCCGCCAGATCGGCGTGGAACTGGCCCGCGAATGTCCTGTGGATGCCGATATCGTCTGCCCCGTGCCCGACAGCGGCACCCCCGCCGCGATCGGCTATTCGCAGGAAAGCGGCATCCCCTACGCGATGGGCATCATCCGCAACCAGTATACCGGCCGCACCTTTATCGAACCCACCGAAAGCATCCGCAACATGGGCGTGCTGCTGAAGCTGAACGTCAACCGCGCACTGATCAAAGGCAAGCGGGTGATATTGGTGGATGACAGCGTGGTGCGCGGAACAACATCCCGCAAAATCAAGGAAATGATTCTGGACGCAGGGGCCGCCGAAGTGCATTTTCGCATCGCGTCCCCGCCCACCATGTGGCCCTGTTTCTACGGTGTCGACACGCCCGAACGCGACAAACTTCTGGCCGCCAACATGAACGAAGAAGAAATGCGCGCGCATCTGGGCGTGGACAGCCTGCGCTTCATCTCGCTGGACGGCCTCTATCGCGCGGCAGGCGAAGCAAAGGGGCGAAACAACGACTACCCGCAATATTGCGACGCCTGTTTCTCCGGCGAATATCCGGTGGAACCGGCGGATATGATTGCACAGGGGTTTGAGATCAAGGCGGCGGAATGA
- a CDS encoding CvpA family protein gives MEGFTIIDAVVAVVIILSALLAYSRGFVRESLSIAGWVVAAVLAFMFAAQAEPLVREVPVLGDFLKDSCELSRIAAFAAVFAVALIVMSLITPLFSLIVQRSALGGIDQGLGFLFGVARGLLLVGIALVVYDRVITDQAIPMIDDSRTARVFAKMQDRINDSIPEDAPGWITSRYDQLVGECNKPASN, from the coding sequence GTGGAAGGTTTTACAATTATTGATGCAGTGGTGGCGGTGGTCATCATACTGTCTGCGCTTCTGGCATATTCGCGGGGGTTTGTACGCGAAAGCCTGTCGATTGCAGGCTGGGTCGTCGCCGCTGTGCTGGCATTCATGTTTGCCGCACAGGCCGAACCACTGGTGCGCGAAGTCCCCGTGCTGGGGGATTTCCTGAAAGACAGCTGCGAATTGTCCCGCATTGCCGCCTTTGCCGCTGTGTTTGCTGTGGCATTGATTGTGATGTCGCTGATCACCCCGCTGTTTTCCTTGATCGTCCAGCGTTCGGCGCTTGGCGGTATTGATCAGGGGCTTGGCTTCCTGTTTGGCGTGGCGCGCGGATTGCTGCTGGTTGGCATTGCGCTGGTGGTCTATGACCGCGTGATCACCGATCAGGCCATTCCGATGATCGACGACAGCCGCACCGCCCGCGTCTTTGCCAAAATGCAGGACCGCATCAACGACAGCATCCCCGAGGATGCGCCCGGCTGGATCACTTCGCGTTACGACCAACTGGTTGGCGAATGCAACAAGCCTGCTTCGAATTAA
- the radA gene encoding DNA repair protein RadA, with translation MAKTHTFTCNACGASSTKWSGRCESCGEWNSIIEEAPLSAGPAKKSLGGKRGRALNLTDLSSDEVPPPRTHSGMDELDRVLGGGLVPSSAILVGGDPGIGKSTLLLQAAASFARKGLKTIYVSGEEASAQVRMRADRLGLRDAPVQLATETNLRDILTTLETEKPQLAIIDSIQTMWADNVESAPGSVSQVRAAAHELTTFAKRRGMSVILVGHVTKDGQIAGPRVIEHMVDTVLYFEGERGHQFRILRAVKNRFGPADEIGVFEMTGAGLSEVTNPSALFLSERDKPAPGSVVFAGIEGTRPVLCELQALVAPSPHSQARRAVVGWDSGRLAMILAVLEARCGIPFTGLDVYLNVAGGMRITEPAADLAVAAALLSAREDTALPADTVVFGEISLSGALRPVGQTENRLKEAAKLGFSGAIAPSGGKTSGAGGLNIQKMPDLTAFVGEIFGAG, from the coding sequence ATGGCCAAAACGCATACCTTCACCTGTAACGCCTGCGGCGCGTCCTCGACCAAATGGTCGGGGCGTTGCGAATCCTGTGGCGAATGGAATTCGATTATCGAGGAAGCGCCGCTGTCGGCAGGGCCTGCGAAAAAATCGCTGGGCGGCAAACGTGGCCGCGCCCTGAACTTGACCGATCTGTCCAGCGACGAGGTGCCGCCGCCGCGCACCCATTCCGGCATGGATGAACTGGACCGCGTGCTTGGCGGCGGGCTTGTGCCGTCCTCGGCTATTCTGGTTGGCGGCGATCCGGGCATCGGCAAATCCACCCTGTTGCTGCAAGCCGCTGCAAGTTTCGCCCGCAAGGGATTGAAAACCATCTATGTTTCCGGCGAAGAGGCCAGCGCGCAGGTGCGCATGCGGGCCGACCGTCTGGGCCTGCGCGATGCGCCGGTGCAACTGGCCACCGAAACCAACCTGCGCGATATCCTGACCACGCTGGAAACCGAAAAACCGCAATTGGCAATCATCGATTCCATTCAGACCATGTGGGCCGACAATGTCGAAAGCGCACCGGGCAGCGTGTCCCAAGTGCGCGCCGCCGCCCATGAACTGACCACATTCGCCAAACGGCGCGGCATGTCCGTGATCCTGGTGGGCCATGTCACCAAGGACGGGCAAATCGCCGGCCCGCGGGTGATCGAACATATGGTCGATACCGTGCTCTATTTCGAGGGCGAGCGTGGCCACCAGTTCCGCATCCTGCGCGCCGTTAAAAACCGTTTCGGCCCTGCCGACGAAATCGGCGTGTTCGAAATGACCGGCGCGGGCCTGTCCGAGGTCACCAACCCCTCGGCCCTGTTCCTGTCGGAGCGCGACAAGCCCGCCCCCGGATCCGTGGTATTCGCCGGCATCGAGGGCACCCGCCCCGTGTTGTGCGAATTGCAGGCGCTGGTCGCTCCGTCCCCGCACAGCCAGGCCCGCCGCGCGGTTGTCGGCTGGGACAGTGGCCGGCTGGCGATGATTCTGGCGGTCCTTGAGGCGCGCTGCGGCATCCCCTTTACCGGCCTTGATGTCTATCTGAACGTTGCAGGCGGAATGCGGATTACGGAACCGGCCGCCGATCTGGCTGTTGCAGCCGCGCTACTGTCGGCACGCGAAGACACCGCTTTGCCCGCTGACACTGTGGTTTTTGGCGAAATTAGCCTATCAGGGGCTTTGCGACCCGTAGGCCAGACAGAAAACCGCTTGAAAGAAGCGGCAAAACTTGGTTTTTCGGGTGCAATTGCGCCGTCAGGTGGTAAAACCTCTGGCGCCGGGGGGCTGAATATTCAGAAAATGCCGGATTTGACGGCATTTGTTGGCGAGATTTTCGGTGCCGGTTAA
- a CDS encoding paraquat-inducible protein A, translated as MNLFLKIANLSLIVLFPIAWFAPMLRAGVLGGMMPYFFDLNEISVITGLQSLWESDVFLALLVTFFAIFAPYMKTIGLALIHFHLLHRKVLPVLHWLGRLAMADIFLIALYLVVAKGIGVGTVQTAWGLYLFTGCILASLAISFATEKKRTP; from the coding sequence GTGAACCTGTTTTTGAAAATCGCCAACCTGTCGCTGATCGTGCTGTTCCCGATCGCGTGGTTTGCACCGATGTTGCGGGCGGGGGTTTTGGGCGGCATGATGCCCTATTTCTTTGACCTGAACGAAATATCGGTGATCACCGGCCTGCAATCGCTGTGGGAATCCGATGTGTTTTTGGCCCTGCTGGTGACGTTTTTCGCGATTTTCGCCCCTTATATGAAAACCATCGGCCTTGCCCTGATCCACTTTCATCTGCTGCATCGCAAGGTGCTGCCGGTGTTGCACTGGCTGGGGCGGCTGGCGATGGCCGACATCTTCTTGATCGCGCTTTATCTGGTGGTGGCCAAGGGGATTGGCGTGGGCACGGTGCAAACCGCATGGGGGCTGTATTTGTTCACCGGCTGTATTCTGGCCTCGTTGGCAATCTCTTTTGCGACCGAGAAGAAACGCACGCCTTGA